A window of the Budorcas taxicolor isolate Tak-1 chromosome 10, Takin1.1, whole genome shotgun sequence genome harbors these coding sequences:
- the LOC128054461 gene encoding olfactory receptor 4F15-like — protein MGGLNDSMVNEFVLLALSCSWEKRLFLILICSLLYLGVILGNLFIFILVIFDSHLHSPMYFLLANLSLIDVGLSSTTVPKIITDLLNEDKIISFQSCMTQICFIHTIGGVEMVLLIAMAFDRCTAICKPLHYLKIMNPKICVSFVITGWVIGVIHAMSQFLFVIKLPFCGPNEVDSFYCDFPKIIKLACTDGAKLEFIVTANSGFMSMGTFFLLILSYSFILVTVWKRSSGDLSKALVTLSSHITVVFLFFTPCMFLYVWPSPPPSLDKNLFIVDFAITPVLNPAIYTLRNKDIKVAIKRLLKKLFFSRFC, from the coding sequence ATGGGTGGACTAAATGACTCTATGGTCAATGAGTTTGTGTTATTGGCCCTTTCTTGCTCTTGGGAGAAAAggctttttcttattttgatatGTTCTTTGCTCTACTTAGGGGTCATCTTGggaaacctttttatttttattttagtaatttttgATTCTCACTTACATTCTCCTATGTACTTCCTACTCGCCAACCTGTCCCTCATTGATGTGGGCCTTTCCTCTACCACAGTTCCCAAGATAATCACAGACCTCTTAAATGAAGACAAAATAATATCTTTCCAAAGCTGTATGACACAGATATGTTTCATCCACACCATAGGAGGAGTGGAGATGGTGTTACTTATAGCCATGGCATTTGACAGGTGCACAGCAATATGTAAGCCTCTTCACTACTTGAAAATCATGAACCCTAAAATATGTGTCTCATTTGTAATCACTGGCTGGGTAATTGGGGTGATCCATGCTATGtctcaatttttatttgttattaaatTGCCATTCTGTGGACCTAATGAAGTAGACAGCTTTTATTGTGACTTTCCTAAGATTATAAAACTTGCATGCACAGATGGAGCCAAGCTTGAGTTTATTGTTACTGCCAACAGTGGCTTCATGAGCATGGGCACCTTCTTCCTGCTAATCCTTTCCTACTCCTTCATTTTGGTCACTGTCTGGAAACGTTCTTCAGGAGACTTGTCCAAGGCACTTGTCACTTTGTCATCTCACATCActgtggtgtttttgtttttcactccATGCATGTTTCTCTATGTCTGGCCTTCTCCTCCACCATCACTTGATAAAAATCTGTTCATTGTTGACTTTGCTATTACCCCTGTGTTGAATCCTGCCATCTATACACTGAGGAACAAAGACATAAAGGTAGCAATAAAAAGGTTGctcaaaaagttatttttttccagattttgttGA